The Balneolaceae bacterium genomic sequence CTTTCTCCTCCAGCACCTCCACCCAGTCCATGTAGCGGGTCCAATCCAGGGGCAGGCTCCTGGCGCCCGGGATGTGTCCCCCGCGCGGCTCATTCTCCAGGCACCAGCCGTTGTAGGCGGACAGGGGGCGCACATCCAGCAGCGTAAGGTCAGACCGGCCCAGGCAACGGGCCAGCTCTTGGGTTGTTATGGTGTTGCTCATGAGGAGTCGTCGATTTTTTTCAGCAGTTGCAGTGAAAACCAGTCGCGGCGATCGGTCCAGACCTTCTCAATGTGAAAGCGGTCTTTGACAAGTCGGCGGAATTCCTCCAGGGTGTACTTGTGGGAATTCTCGGTGTGGATGGTCTCGCCCTCTTCCAGCTCGAAGGTGCGGCCGGCCACCTGTACCTTCTGGCGCTTGCGGGAGACCAGGTGCATCTCGATGCGTCCCTTCTCCGGGTTGTAGAAGGCCAGGTGTTCGAAACCCGAGGGGTTGAAGTTGCCTTCCAGCTCCCGATTCAGGTGGCGCAGGATATTGCGGTTAAATGCAGACGTGACGCCCTTGCGGTCGTTGTAGGCCGCCTCCAGCACCCTGGGGTCCTTTTTCAGATCCACCCCGATGAGCAGCAGCCCGCCGGCTTTCATCAGCCCCGCGATGCGAGCGAGTATGGCCTGCGCCCGGGTGGGTTTGTAGTTGCCGATGGTCGATCCGGGGAAGAAAAAGGCGAGGCGTTCGGTTTCGCCGGGCA encodes the following:
- the egtD gene encoding L-histidine N(alpha)-methyltransferase; its protein translation is MPQEIASGSQTMRREVIEGLSRPQKRLPSKYFYDERGSELFEHITRLEEYYLTRTEWSILEDHGGDMARRIGARAALVELGSGSSRKTRLLLDRLPDLQAYVPVDISSDYLRKVSRELRREYPGLSVRPVCADYTTHFELPDLPGETERLAFFFPGSTIGNYKPTRAQAILARIAGLMKAGGLLLIGVDLKKDPRVLEAAYNDRKGVTSAFNRNILRHLNRELEGNFNPSGFEHLAFYNPEKGRIEMHLVSRKRQKVQVAGRTFELEEGETIHTENSHKYTLEEFRRLVKDRFHIEKVWTDRRDWFSLQLLKKIDDSS